The following coding sequences are from one Streptococcus mitis window:
- the coaE gene encoding dephospho-CoA kinase (Dephospho-CoA kinase (CoaE) performs the final step in coenzyme A biosynthesis.), with product MGKIIGITGGIASGKSTVTNFLRKQGFQVVDADAVVHQLQEPSGRLFEALVQHFGQEIVLENGELNRPLLASLIFSNPEEREWSKQIQGEIIREELATLRDQLAQTEEIFFMDIPLLFEQAYSAWFDETWLVYVDRDVQVERLMKRDQLSKDEAESRLAAQWPLEKKKDLASHVLDNNGNQDQLLTQVFSLLEGGKQDDRD from the coding sequence ATGGGAAAAATCATCGGAATCACTGGGGGAATTGCCTCTGGTAAGTCAACCGTGACAAATTTTCTAAGAAAGCAAGGCTTTCAAGTGGTGGATGCTGATGCAGTCGTCCACCAACTACAGGAACCTAGTGGTCGTCTGTTTGAAGCTCTAGTCCAGCACTTTGGTCAAGAAATTGTATTAGAAAATGGAGAACTCAATCGCCCTCTCCTAGCTAGTCTTATCTTTTCAAATCCTGAAGAACGAGAATGGTCTAAGCAAATCCAAGGAGAGATTATCCGTGAGGAACTAGCTACGTTGAGAGACCAGTTGGCTCAGACAGAAGAGATTTTCTTCATGGATATTCCCCTACTTTTTGAGCAGGCCTACAGCGCTTGGTTTGATGAGACTTGGTTGGTCTATGTGGACCGAGATGTCCAAGTAGAACGCTTAATGAAAAGGGACCAGTTGTCTAAAGATGAAGCTGAATCTCGTCTGGCAGCCCAGTGGCCTTTAGAGAAAAAGAAAGATTTGGCCAGCCATGTTCTAGACAACAATGGAAATCAGGACCAGCTTCTTACTCAGGTGTTCTCCCTGCTTGAGGGAGGTAAGCAAGATGACAGAGATTAA
- the mutM gene encoding DNA-formamidopyrimidine glycosylase: protein MPELPEVETVRRGLEKLILGKKISSMEIRYPKMIKTDLDEFQKEVPGQIVESMGRRGKYLLFYLTDKILISHLRMEGKYFYYPDQVPERKHAHIFFQFADGGTLVYEDVRKFGTMELLAPDLLEVYFLSKKLGPEPSEQDFDLQVFQTALAKSKKPIKSHLLDQTLVAGLGNIYVDEVLWRAQVHPARPSQTLTAEEATAIHDQTIAVLGQAVEKGGSTIRTYTNAFGEDGTMQDFHQVYDKAGQECSRCGTIIEKIQLGGRGTHFCPQCQRRG, encoded by the coding sequence ATGCCTGAATTACCAGAGGTTGAAACTGTTCGCCGTGGCTTAGAAAAATTGATTTTGGGTAAGAAGATTTCGAGTATGGAAATTCGTTATCCCAAGATGATTAAGACGGATTTGGACGAGTTTCAAAAGGAAGTGCCTGGTCAGATTGTTGAGTCAATGGGACGTCGTGGTAAATATTTGCTTTTCTACCTGACAGACAAGATCTTGATTTCCCATTTGCGGATGGAGGGCAAGTATTTTTACTATCCAGACCAAGTGCCTGAACGCAAGCATGCTCATATTTTCTTCCAGTTTGCGGATGGTGGCACGCTTGTTTATGAGGATGTTCGCAAGTTTGGTACTATGGAACTCTTGGCGCCTGACCTTTTGGAAGTCTACTTTCTTTCTAAAAAACTAGGACCTGAACCAAGCGAACAAGACTTTGATTTGCAGGTCTTTCAAACTGCCCTAGCTAAGTCCAAAAAACCTATCAAATCCCATCTTCTAGACCAGACCTTGGTAGCTGGACTTGGCAATATCTATGTGGATGAGGTTCTTTGGCGAGCTCAGGTTCATCCAGCTAGACCTTCCCAGACTCTGACAGCAGAAGAAGCGACTGCCATTCATGACCAGACCATCGCTGTTTTGGGACAGGCTGTTGAAAAAGGTGGTTCTACCATTCGGACCTATACCAATGCCTTTGGGGAAGATGGAACCATGCAGGATTTTCATCAAGTCTATGACAAGGCTGGTCAAGAATGTTCACGTTGTGGTACTATCATTGAGAAAATCCAACTAGGCGGACGAGGAACTCACTTTTGTCCTCAGTGCCAAAGGAGGGGCTGA
- the era gene encoding GTPase Era has product MTFKSGFVAILGRPNVGKSTFLNHVMGQKIAIMSDKAQTTRNKIMGIYTTDKEQIVFIDTPGIHKPKTALGDFMVESAYSTLREVDTVLFMVPADEARGKGDDMIIERLKAAKVPVILVVNKIDKVHPDQLLSQIDDFRNQMDFKEIVPISALQGNNVSRLVDILSENLDEGFQYFPSDQITDHPERFLVSEMVREKVLHLTREEIPHSVAVVVDSMKRDEETDKVHIRATIMVERDSQKGIIIGKGGAMLKKIGSMARRDIELMLGDKVFLETWVKVKKNWRDKKLDLADFGYNEKEY; this is encoded by the coding sequence ATGACTTTTAAATCAGGCTTTGTAGCCATTTTAGGACGTCCCAATGTTGGGAAGTCAACCTTTTTAAATCACGTTATGGGGCAAAAGATTGCCATCATGAGTGACAAGGCGCAGACAACGCGCAACAAAATCATGGGAATTTACACGACCGATAAGGAGCAAATTGTCTTTATCGACACACCAGGGATTCATAAGCCTAAAACGGCCCTTGGAGATTTCATGGTGGAGTCTGCCTACAGTACCCTTCGTGAAGTGGACACCGTTCTTTTTATGGTACCTGCTGATGAAGCGCGTGGTAAGGGGGACGATATGATTATCGAGCGTCTCAAGGCTGCCAAGGTCCCTGTGATTTTGGTGGTGAACAAGATCGATAAGGTTCACCCAGACCAGCTTTTGTCTCAGATTGATGATTTCCGTAATCAGATGGACTTTAAGGAAATTGTACCCATTTCAGCCCTTCAGGGAAATAACGTCTCTCGTCTAGTGGATATTTTGAGTGAAAATTTGGACGAAGGGTTCCAGTATTTCCCGTCTGATCAAATCACAGACCATCCAGAACGTTTCTTGGTTTCAGAAATGGTTCGCGAGAAAGTCTTGCATCTAACTCGTGAAGAGATTCCGCATTCGGTAGCAGTAGTTGTGGATTCTATGAAACGAGACGAAGAGACAGACAAGGTGCACATCCGTGCAACCATCATGGTGGAGCGCGATAGTCAGAAAGGGATTATCATCGGTAAAGGTGGCGCTATGCTTAAGAAAATTGGTAGCATGGCCCGTCGTGATATCGAGCTCATGCTAGGAGACAAGGTCTTCCTAGAAACTTGGGTCAAGGTTAAGAAAAACTGGCGTGATAAAAAACTAGATTTGGCTGACTTTGGCTATAATGAAAAAGAATACTAA
- a CDS encoding diacylglycerol kinase family protein: MDSQDNKRKWKNRDLISSLEFALTGIFTAIKEERNMRKHAVTALVVILAGFVFQVSRIEWLFLLLSIFLVVAFEIINSAIENVVDLASHYHFSMLAKNAKDMAAGAVLVASLFAALTGALIFLPRIWDLLF; the protein is encoded by the coding sequence ATGGACTCACAAGACAATAAACGAAAATGGAAAAATCGTGACCTGATATCCAGTTTAGAATTTGCTCTCACAGGAATTTTTACTGCCATCAAGGAAGAACGCAATATGCGAAAACATGCAGTGACGGCTCTTGTAGTCATTCTTGCAGGTTTTGTTTTTCAGGTGTCACGAATCGAATGGCTCTTTCTCCTATTGAGCATTTTCTTGGTAGTAGCTTTTGAAATTATCAATTCTGCTATTGAAAATGTAGTGGATTTGGCCAGTCACTATCACTTTTCCATGCTGGCAAAAAATGCCAAGGATATGGCGGCTGGCGCGGTATTAGTAGCTTCTCTTTTTGCAGCCTTAACAGGCGCATTGATTTTTCTCCCACGAATCTGGGATTTATTATTTTAA
- the ybeY gene encoding rRNA maturation RNase YbeY has translation MYIEMVDETGQVSKEMLQQTQEILEFAAQKLGKEDKEMAVTFVTNERSHELNLEYRDTDRPTDVISLEYKPELEIAFDEEDLLENPELAEMMSEFDAYIGELFISIDKAHEQAEEYGHSFEREMGFLAVHGFLHINGYDHYTPEEEAEMFGLQEEILTAYGLTRQ, from the coding sequence ATGTATATTGAAATGGTAGATGAAACTGGTCAAGTTTCAAAAGAAATGTTGCAACAAACCCAAGAAATTTTGGAATTTGCAGCCCAAAAATTAGGCAAAGAAGACAAAGAGATGGCAGTTACCTTTGTGACTAATGAACGTAGTCATGAACTCAATCTGGAGTACCGTGACACAGACCGTCCGACAGATGTTATCAGCCTTGAATATAAGCCAGAGTTGGAAATTGCCTTTGACGAGGAAGATTTGCTTGAAAATCCGGAATTGGCAGAGATGATGTCTGAGTTTGATGCCTATATTGGGGAACTGTTCATCTCTATTGATAAGGCTCATGAGCAGGCCGAGGAATATGGCCACAGCTTTGAGCGTGAGATGGGCTTCTTGGCAGTACACGGCTTTTTACATATCAACGGCTATGATCACTACACTCCGGAAGAAGAAGCGGAGATGTTCGGTTTACAAGAAGAAATTTTGACAGCCTATGGACTCACAAGACAATAA
- the pavA gene encoding Rqc2 family fibronectin-binding protein PavA, producing MSFDGFFLHHMVEELRRELVNGRIQKINQPFEQELILQIRSNRQSHRLLLSAHPVFGRIQLTQTTFENPAQPSTFIMVLRKYLQGALIESIEQVENDRIVEMTVSNKNEIGDHIQATLIIEIMGKHSNILLVDKSSHKILEVIKHVGFSQNSYRTLLPGSTYIAPPSTESLNPFTIKDEKLFEILQTQETTAKNLQSLFQGLGRDTANELEKILVSDKLATFRNFFHQETKPFLTETSFSPVPFANQVEEPFANLSDLLDTYYKDKAERDRVKQQASELIRRVENELQKNRHKLKKQEKELLATDNAEEFRQKGELLTTFLHQVPNDQDKVILDNYYTNLPITIALDKALTPNQNAQRYFKRYQKLKEAVKYLTDLIEETKATILYLESVETVLNQAGLEEIAEIREELIQTGFIRRRQREKIQKRKKPEQYLASDGKTIIYVGRNNLQNEELTFKMARKEELWFHAKDIPGSHVVISGNLDPSDEVKTDAAELAAYFSQGRLSNLVQVDMIEVKKLNKPTGGKPGFVTYTGQKTLRVTPDPEKITSMKKS from the coding sequence ATGTCATTTGACGGATTTTTTTTACACCACATGGTTGAGGAATTGCGAAGAGAGTTAGTGAACGGTCGCATCCAGAAAATCAATCAGCCTTTTGAACAAGAGTTAATCTTGCAAATCCGCAGCAATCGCCAAAGTCATCGCCTGCTCCTTTCAGCCCATCCAGTTTTTGGACGCATTCAGCTGACCCAAACGACTTTTGAAAATCCAGCCCAACCTTCTACCTTTATCATGGTTTTGAGAAAGTATTTGCAGGGCGCCCTAATTGAGTCGATTGAGCAAGTGGAAAATGACCGTATTGTGGAAATGACAGTTTCCAATAAAAACGAGATTGGAGACCATATCCAGGCTACCTTGATTATCGAAATTATGGGGAAACACAGTAATATTCTACTGGTTGATAAAAGCAGTCATAAAATCCTCGAAGTTATCAAACACGTCGGCTTTTCACAAAATAGCTACCGTACCTTACTTCCTGGATCGACCTATATCGCTCCGCCAAGTACGGAATCTCTCAATCCTTTTACAATCAAGGACGAGAAACTCTTTGAAATCCTGCAAACACAGGAAACGACAGCTAAAAATCTTCAAAGCCTCTTTCAAGGTCTGGGACGTGATACGGCAAATGAATTGGAAAAGATTCTGGTTAGTGATAAACTAGCCACTTTCCGAAACTTTTTCCATCAAGAAACCAAGCCATTCTTGACTGAGACTTCCTTCAGTCCAGTTCCTTTTGCAAATCAAGTGGAAGAGCCTTTTGCCAACCTTTCGGATTTGTTGGACACCTACTATAAGGACAAGGCTGAGCGCGACCGTGTCAAACAGCAAGCCAGCGAACTGATTCGTCGTGTTGAAAATGAACTTCAGAAAAATCGACATAAGCTAAAAAAACAAGAAAAAGAGTTACTAGCGACAGACAATGCTGAAGAATTTCGCCAAAAAGGGGAATTGCTAACAACCTTCCTCCATCAAGTGCCTAACGACCAAGACAAGGTTATCCTAGACAACTACTATACCAACCTACCTATCACGATTGCGCTTGATAAGGCCTTGACTCCCAACCAGAATGCCCAACGCTATTTTAAACGGTATCAGAAACTCAAAGAAGCTGTCAAATACTTGACTGATCTGATTGAAGAAACAAAGGCAACCATTCTCTATCTGGAAAGTGTGGAAACTGTTCTCAACCAAGCTGGGCTGGAAGAAATCGCTGAAATTCGTGAAGAATTGATTCAAACTGGCTTTATCCGTAGAAGACAACGGGAGAAAATCCAGAAACGCAAAAAGCCAGAACAATATCTGGCAAGCGATGGCAAAACCATCATCTATGTCGGCCGAAACAACCTACAAAACGAGGAACTAACCTTTAAAATGGCCCGCAAGGAGGAACTTTGGTTCCATGCCAAGGATATTCCTGGAAGCCACGTCGTCATATCAGGCAATCTTGACCCATCCGATGAAGTCAAAACAGACGCAGCAGAGCTGGCCGCCTACTTCTCTCAAGGTCGCTTGTCAAATTTGGTGCAGGTAGATATGATTGAAGTCAAGAAACTCAACAAACCAACTGGTGGAAAACCTGGCTTTGTAACCTACACAGGACAAAAGACCCTCCGAGTTACACCAGACCCCGAAAAAATCACATCCATGAAAAAATCCTGA
- a CDS encoding glucosaminidase domain-containing protein has product MKKLRFVFLALLFFLARPEGAMASDGTWQGKQYLKADGSPAANEWVFDAHYQSWFYIKEDANYSENEWLKQGDDYFYLKSGGYMAQSEWVEDKGAFYYLDQNGKMKRNAWVGTSYVGSSGAKVIEDWVFDSQYDAWFYIKADGQHTEKEWLQIKGKDYYFKSGGYLLTSQWIDQAYVNASGAKVQQGWLYDKQYQSWFYIKANGNHADKEWIFENGHYYYLKSGGYMAVNEWILDKESWFYLKSDGKMAEKEWVYDSKSQAWYYFKSGGYMAKNETIDGHQLGNDGKWHKESKTSSDYYQVLPVTANIYNADGEKLSYISQGSVVWLDKDRKSDDKRLAITISGLSGYMKTEDLQALDASKDFIPYYESDGHRFYHYVAQNASIPVAAHLSDMEVGKKYYSADGLHFDGFNLENPFLFKDLTEATNYSAEDLDKVFSLLNINNSLLEYKGATFKEAEEHYHINALYLLAHSALESDWGRSKIAKDKNNFFGITAYDTTPYLSAKTFDDVDKGILGASKWIKENYIDRGRTFLGNKASGMNVEYASDPYWGEKIASVMMKINEKLGGKD; this is encoded by the coding sequence ATGAAGAAATTGAGATTTGTTTTTTTAGCTTTGCTATTTTTCTTAGCCAGACCAGAAGGTGCAATGGCAAGCGATGGTACTTGGCAAGGAAAACAATACCTGAAAGCAGATGGCAGTCCAGCAGCGAATGAGTGGGTTTTTGATGCTCACTATCAATCTTGGTTTTATATAAAAGAAGATGCCAACTATTCTGAAAATGAATGGCTGAAACAAGGTGACGACTATTTTTACCTCAAATCTGGTGGCTATATGGCCCAGTCAGAATGGGTAGAAGATAAGGGAGCCTTCTATTATCTTGATCAAAATGGAAAGATGAAAAGAAATGCTTGGGTAGGTACTTCCTATGTCGGTTCATCAGGTGCCAAAGTAATAGAAGACTGGGTATTTGATTCTCAATACGACGCTTGGTTTTATATCAAAGCAGATGGACAACACACAGAGAAAGAATGGCTCCAAATTAAGGGTAAGGACTATTATTTTAAATCTGGTGGTTATTTACTGACAAGTCAGTGGATTGACCAGGCTTATGTGAATGCCAGTGGCGCTAAAGTACAGCAAGGTTGGCTTTATGACAAACAATACCAATCTTGGTTTTACATCAAAGCAAATGGAAATCATGCTGATAAAGAATGGATTTTCGAAAATGGTCACTATTATTATCTAAAATCCGGTGGCTATATGGCAGTTAATGAATGGATTTTGGATAAGGAGTCATGGTTTTATCTCAAGTCTGATGGCAAAATGGCTGAGAAAGAATGGGTATACGATTCTAAAAGTCAAGCCTGGTACTACTTCAAATCCGGTGGCTACATGGCAAAAAATGAGACTATTGATGGTCATCAGCTAGGAAACGATGGAAAGTGGCATAAGGAATCCAAGACTAGCTCTGATTATTATCAGGTTCTTCCAGTTACTGCAAATATCTATAATGCAGATGGTGAAAAACTGTCCTATATATCGCAAGGTAGTGTTGTTTGGCTGGATAAGGATAGAAAAAGTGATGACAAGCGCCTGGCTATTACTATTTCTGGCTTGTCAGGTTATATGAAAACAGAAGATTTACAAGCACTAGATGCCAGCAAGGATTTTATCCCTTATTATGAGAGTGATGGACACCGTTTTTATCACTATGTGGCTCAGAATGCTAGTATCCCAGTAGCTGCTCATCTTTCTGATATGGAAGTAGGCAAGAAATATTATTCGGCAGATGGCCTGCATTTTGATGGTTTTAACCTTGAAAATCCCTTCCTTTTCAAAGATTTGACAGAGGCTACAAACTACAGTGCTGAAGACTTGGATAAGGTATTTAGTTTGTTAAATATTAATAATAGCCTCTTAGAATATAAGGGAGCTACCTTTAAGGAAGCCGAAGAACATTACCATATCAATGCCCTCTATCTCCTTGCCCATAGTGCCTTAGAAAGCGACTGGGGACGTAGCAAGATTGCCAAAGATAAGAATAATTTCTTTGGAATTACAGCCTATGATACGACCCCTTACCTTTCTGCCAAGACATTTGATGATGTGGATAAGGGAATTTTAGGTGCAAGCAAGTGGATTAAGGAAAATTATATCGATAGGGGTAGAACTTTCCTTGGAAACAAGGCATCTGGTATGAATGTAGAATATGCCTCAGACCCTTATTGGGGCGAAAAAATTGCTAGTGTGATGATGAAAATCAATGAGAAACTAGGTGGTAAAGATTAG
- a CDS encoding dihydroorotate dehydrogenase: MVLFSEQELLYYKEKIMTTNRLQVSLPGLDLKNPIIPASGCFGFGQEYAKYYDLDLLGSIMIKATTLEPRFGNPTPRVAETPAGMLNAIGLQNPGLEVVLAEKLTWLEREYPNLPIIANVAGFSKQEYAAVSRGISKAANVKAIELNISCPNVDHCNHGLLIGQDPDLAYDVVKAAVEASDVPVYVKLTPSVTDIVTVAKAAEDAGASGLTMINTLVGMRFDLKTRKPILANGTGGMSGPAVFPVALKLIRQVAQTTDLPIIGMGGVDSAETALEMYLAGASAIGVGTANFTNPYACPDIIENLPKVMDKYGISSLENLRKEVKESLR; encoded by the coding sequence ATGGTCCTGTTTTCCGAACAGGAACTGTTGTATTATAAGGAGAAAATCATGACTACAAATCGTTTACAAGTTTCTCTACCTGGTTTGGATTTGAAAAATCCGATCATTCCAGCATCAGGCTGTTTTGGTTTTGGACAAGAGTATGCCAAGTACTATGATTTAGACCTTTTAGGTTCTATTATGATCAAGGCGACAACACTTGAACCACGTTTTGGCAATCCAACTCCAAGGGTGGCAGAAACTCCCGCTGGTATGCTCAATGCAATCGGTTTGCAAAATCCGGGTTTGGAAGTTGTTTTGGCCGAAAAGCTAACTTGGCTGGAAAGAGAATATCCAAATCTTCCTATTATTGCCAATGTAGCTGGTTTTTCAAAACAAGAGTATGCTGCTGTTTCTCGAGGAATTTCCAAGGCAGCTAATGTAAAGGCTATTGAGCTCAATATTTCTTGCCCCAATGTTGACCACTGTAATCACGGTCTTTTGATTGGTCAAGATCCAGATTTAGCTTATGATGTGGTGAAAGCGGCTGTGGAAGCCTCTGATGTGCCAGTTTATGTCAAACTGACTCCTAGTGTGACGGATATTGTCACAGTCGCAAAAGCTGCAGAAGATGCGGGGGCAAGTGGCTTGACCATGATCAATACTCTAGTTGGTATGCGCTTTGACCTAAAAACCAGAAAACCAATCTTGGCCAATGGAACAGGTGGAATGTCTGGTCCAGCAGTCTTTCCAGTAGCCCTCAAACTCATCCGCCAAGTAGCCCAAACAACAGACCTGCCTATTATTGGAATGGGAGGAGTGGATTCGGCAGAAACTGCCCTAGAAATGTACCTGGCTGGAGCCTCTGCTATCGGAGTTGGAACAGCCAACTTTACCAATCCTTATGCCTGTCCTGATATCATCGAAAATCTACCAAAGGTTATGGACAAATACGGCATTAGTAGTCTGGAAAATCTCCGCAAGGAAGTAAAAGAGTCTCTGAGATAA
- a CDS encoding dihydroorotate dehydrogenase electron transfer subunit, whose amino-acid sequence MNPTCKKRLGAIRLETMKVVAQEEIAPAIFELVLEGEMVEAMRAGQFLHLRVPDDAHLLRRPISISSIDKANKQCHLIYRIEGTGTAIFSTLSQGDTLDVMGPQGNGFDLSDLDEQSQVLLVGGGIGVPPLLEVAKELHARGVKVVTVLGFANKDAVILEKELAQYGQVFVTTDDGSYGIKGNVSVVINDLDSQFDAVYSCGAPGMMKYINQNFYDHPRAYLSLESRMACGMGACYACVLKVPESETVSQRVCEDGPVFRTGTVVL is encoded by the coding sequence ATGAATCCCACATGTAAGAAACGTTTGGGTGCAATTCGTTTGGAAACCATGAAGGTGGTAGCACAGGAGGAAATCGCGCCAGCAATCTTTGAATTAGTCCTAGAAGGGGAAATGGTTGAAGCTATGCGAGCAGGCCAATTCCTTCATCTGCGTGTGCCTGATGATGCCCATCTTTTGCGTCGTCCTATTTCAATTTCGTCTATTGATAAGGCAAATAAGCAGTGTCATCTTATTTATCGGATTGAGGGAACTGGGACAGCTATTTTTTCAACCTTAAGTCAGGGAGATACTCTTGATGTGATGGGTCCTCAGGGAAATGGTTTTGACTTGTCTGACCTAGATGAGCAGAGCCAGGTTCTCTTAGTTGGAGGTGGGATTGGTGTACCTCCTTTGCTTGAGGTGGCCAAGGAATTACATGCGCGTGGTGTGAAAGTAGTGACAGTCCTTGGTTTTGCTAACAAGGATGCTGTTATCCTTGAAAAGGAATTGGCCCAATATGGTCAGGTTTTTGTAACGACAGATGATGGTTCATATGGCATTAAAGGAAATGTGTCTGTTGTCATCAATGACTTAGACAGTCAGTTTGATGCTGTTTATTCATGTGGGGCGCCTGGCATGATGAAGTATATCAATCAAAACTTTTATGACCACCCAAGAGCCTATCTATCTCTGGAATCTCGTATGGCTTGTGGGATGGGGGCTTGCTATGCCTGTGTCCTAAAAGTGCCAGAAAGCGAGACGGTCAGCCAACGCGTCTGTGAAGATGGTCCTGTTTTCCGAACAGGAACTGTTGTATTATAA
- a CDS encoding VOC family protein encodes MASKMLHTCLRVENLEKSIAFYQDAFGFKELRRRDFPDHAFTIVYLGLEGDDYELELTYNYDHGPYVVGDGFAHIALSTPDLEALHQEHSAKGYEVTEPNGLPGTAPNYYFVKDPDGYKVEVIREK; translated from the coding sequence ATGGCTTCAAAAATGCTACATACTTGCTTGCGAGTAGAAAATCTTGAAAAATCAATCGCATTTTATCAAGATGCTTTTGGATTTAAAGAATTGCGTCGCAGAGATTTTCCAGACCATGCCTTCACGATTGTCTATCTAGGTCTTGAGGGTGATGACTATGAGTTGGAGTTGACTTATAACTACGATCATGGTCCTTATGTGGTTGGAGATGGATTTGCCCATATCGCCCTAAGTACACCTGATCTTGAGGCGCTTCATCAAGAGCACAGTGCCAAAGGTTATGAAGTTACTGAGCCAAATGGCCTACCAGGAACTGCGCCTAACTATTACTTTGTCAAAGACCCTGATGGCTACAAGGTCGAAGTCATTCGTGAAAAATAA
- the rplT gene encoding 50S ribosomal protein L20 — protein sequence MARVKGGVVSRKRRKRILKLAKGYYGAKHILFRTAKEQVMNSYYYAYRDRRQKKRDFRKLWITRINAAARMNGLSYSQLMHGLKLAEIEVNRKMLADLAVNDAAAFTALADAAKAKLGK from the coding sequence ATGGCACGTGTTAAAGGTGGCGTTGTATCACGCAAACGTCGTAAACGTATTCTTAAATTAGCAAAAGGTTACTATGGAGCTAAACACATCTTGTTCCGTACTGCAAAAGAACAAGTAATGAACTCTTACTACTATGCATACCGTGACCGTCGTCAGAAAAAACGTGACTTCCGCAAATTGTGGATCACTCGTATCAACGCGGCAGCTCGTATGAACGGACTTTCATACTCACAATTGATGCATGGTTTGAAATTGGCTGAGATCGAAGTTAACCGTAAAATGCTTGCTGACTTGGCTGTTAACGATGCAGCAGCTTTCACAGCTCTTGCAGATGCAGCTAAAGCAAAACTTGGTAAATAA
- the rpmI gene encoding 50S ribosomal protein L35 encodes MPKQKTHRASAKRFKRTGSGGLKRFRAYTSHRFHGKTKKQRRHLRKASMVHSGDYKRIKAMLTRLK; translated from the coding sequence ATGCCAAAACAAAAAACACACCGCGCATCAGCTAAACGTTTCAAACGTACAGGTTCTGGTGGACTTAAACGTTTCCGTGCTTACACTTCTCACCGTTTCCACGGAAAAACTAAGAAACAACGTCGTCATCTTCGTAAAGCATCTATGGTGCATTCAGGAGATTACAAACGTATCAAAGCAATGCTTACTCGCTTGAAATAA
- the infC gene encoding translation initiation factor IF-3, which yields MKTIAKQDLFINDEIRVREVRLIGLEGEQLGIKPLSEAQALADNANVDLVLIQPQAKPPVAKIMDYGKFKFEYQKKQKEQRKKQSVVTVKEVRLSPTIDKGDFDTKLRNARKFLEKGNKVKVSIRFKGRMITHKEIGAKVLAEFAEATQDIAIIEQRAKMDGRQMFMQLAPATDKK from the coding sequence GTGAAAACCATAGCAAAGCAAGACTTATTCATCAATGATGAGATTCGTGTACGTGAAGTTCGCTTGATTGGTCTTGAAGGAGAACAGCTAGGCATCAAGCCACTCAGTGAAGCGCAAGCTTTAGCTGATAACGCTAATGTTGACCTAGTATTGATTCAACCCCAAGCCAAACCGCCTGTTGCAAAAATTATGGACTACGGTAAGTTCAAATTTGAGTACCAGAAGAAGCAAAAAGAACAACGTAAAAAACAAAGTGTTGTTACTGTGAAAGAAGTTCGTCTAAGTCCAACTATTGACAAAGGTGACTTTGATACAAAACTTCGCAATGCACGCAAATTCCTTGAAAAAGGAAATAAAGTTAAGGTATCTATTCGCTTTAAGGGTCGTATGATTACCCATAAAGAGATTGGTGCAAAAGTTTTAGCCGAGTTTGCTGAAGCAACTCAAGATATTGCCATCATCGAACAACGTGCTAAAATGGATGGACGTCAAATGTTCATGCAATTGGCGCCAGCGACTGACAAAAAATAA